Part of the Cercospora beticola chromosome 5, complete sequence genome is shown below.
TGCAGGCAACGAGTGCGTCACTCTCGATGCATTGCCCGCAGGAGGTGATGTCGAGATGGGCGGCGGCTCCTTCAATTATCGTTCCATTCCAGATCTAGTAGCCGCTGGCCGCCTGGAAGAAGCTGTCGTTGACACGGCTGTCGCCCGCGTTCTTCGCACCAAGTTTGCCATGGGCCTCTTCGAACGACCTTACCAGATTGTTGCCCCTGAGGAACGCGAAAACGTAATAAATACTCCGGCTGCCAAGCAACTTGCTCGCGAGCTCGACCGAGACAGTATTGTCCTTCTCAAGAACGACCAGAACATTCTTCCTATctcgaaggacaagaaggtgGCCGTCATCGGTCCCATGGCCCACGGCTTCATGAACTACGGCGACTATGTCGTCTACCGAAGCCAATACCGCGGCGTCACTCCACTTGATGGCATCCAGGCTGCCATTGGAAACGACTCTGTGACGTACGCTCAAGGGTGTGAACGCTGGTCAAATGACCAATCCGACTTTCCTGAAGCCATTGCAGCTGCTGAGGCCGCAGATGTAGCAGTCGTGGTTGTGGGAACTTGGTCTCGCGATCAGCAAGAGCTTTGGCAAGGTCTAAATGCTACGACAGGTACTGATTTCATCCCCGGGTATTCTCGCAACCTCCACTGACTCTTTATCATAGGTGAGCACGTCGACATCAACTCTCTAGACCTAGTCGGAGCGCAACGACCTCTCCTCGAAGCAATaatcaacaccaccactcccaccatcgtcgtcttcagctCCGGAAAACCAATAACAGAAGCCTGGAtctccaacaccaccgccTCTCTCCTCCAACAATTCTACCCCTCGGAACAAGGCGGCCACGCCCTCGCCGATATACTCTTCGAGGGCAACACCAGCCCCTCAGGCAAGCTCTCAGTAAGCTTCCCATACAGCGTAGGAGCATTACCCGTCTGGTACGACCACCTAAACTCCGCCCGCCAAATCGGCGACTCCGGCAGCGTCGACCCTATAACCGGCCAAATCACTTTCGGCCACCAATATGTCATCGGATCACCAGACCCCTGGTTCCCATTCGGTTTCGGCCTCAGCTACACGAATTTCACCTACGCTGACAGCGTCTCCCTCTCTTCCACTAACGTCTCCGCCACCGATACCATCACCGCCTCCATCGAAGTGACAAACTCCGGTCCCGTCGCCGGCGCAGAAGTCATTCAGCTGTATATCAAAGATATGATCGCCACAGTCGACGTTCCAAATATCCAACTCAAAGGTTTCGAGAAAGTCTTCTTCGAGCCGGGCGAGACGAAGAGAGTCAGCATTGAGTTCAATGTTAGTGATGTAGGACTCTGGAACCGGAAGATGGAATATGTTGTCGAGCCTGGTGAGTTTACGGTGTTCTTGGGAGGAAGTTCGGCCGATTTGGGCAGGAATGCGACGTTTTGGGTGGAGTGAAAACAAAACAGCGGAGAACGCACGAGAAATGAAATGAAATTCAAGAGAAGATTGAATATAGGTCACACAACGTGAAGAGGGGGAGAAAAAAATGCAATTTCGGTCATTCTATAGTCTATGTATATCCTTCCATCGCTATCTTCTACACCTTTTTGGCAAATTTCTGAAGACAATGCATGGTTTCTGAGGTATCCTCCTCTGAGAAATTCAGCGCGCGTTTTTGTCTCCTGTCCCTGAGAGACCTCGTTCCAATCTGCACATCTCTGGAAAAGGCCCTCGGCCTCTCAACATCTGCATTTCAAGCTCTGTCGCCTTTCACGCTCACCAAATTTCGAAGTATCAGATGCTGCTGGTACTCGACGACCTGGAAGGTATTGAAGGTCTCTAACCCACTCTGTTCAGAGCTCCAGAAGCTTCGACAGCCCTCGAAATTTCGGAGAAAgcaattctgctgctgcgtgccTCTGCCAACTTCTCATAACTCCGAGGCACTCAGCTCAGACATCATTGCCGCGTCGTCTCCAGAAGCATTTTGGGCAGCATCTGGATATTGCTATGATAAATTCAATCTTCCCCAAGCTTCGAGGATCACCTAGCATCCCAGGCGTTGCCAAGTCCGGTGTATGACCGTATCGTTCTGGTAATTATGATTCACGCTATCTTACGTGCTTTCCGAACATGTTGCGTATCTACAAGGCTCTCTGCCTGGGTATCAGGAAATCCCTGCGCCTTTGCAAACTTCAGAGCGTTGAATGTCTCTTGATTCTATCGTCCCAGAACGCCTCCCATGTAGTTCCCGCTTGTACGCATGCAAATGTAATGACCTCGCCATGTCCCAGGGATAAACCTCATACCAGCAGAACGAGGCCTTTCTCCTTCAACCTCTCATTGCCCCGTTTTCTCgtgtttcttcttctccttttccgcttcggccttcttcgcctctgcGTCCTCGCGACTCCAATCATGTCCATATTCAACGAACTCTTTCTCTGGTCTCCCATTGACCAGGGCTTCAAAATTGACTTTCGTGCCGTACATGACGTTCTCGGTACTCGAATGTCGGATTTTGCCTGTGTAGTGCTGGATATTGCTCGCCTTGCTCATCGGTCCTGCAGCTCGATGCTGATTGAAGATCTGCGGGTTGACTGTAAGACAGTTGTGCATTTTTCTTCCATGTACTCCATCACATGCCCACGCGAACATAAGATCCGCGGCTGCATCGAGTTTGTGGACGCCCATTTCGTAGACAAGTTTCCGTGCGCCGCGCTGAGACACGGCGTAGGCGATGGAGCAGAGAGGATCGGCTGTATGGCTAACGATGCGAGTACACTCTCCGTACGCGTCTTTGAGTTCGTTCTTGAACTTGCCACGAAGTTTCATCTTCTCGATGGGTGGTACAGTTATGTCATGATAGGCTGCGCGACCGATCGGGATATGGCCATCTGGGGAAGGCAGGTCCATGCCGCAGTGGCCGAGCCAGAGTAAGTCCCAGTCGTCGCCGTATGGGGTGATGGTGGGCAGCGGGTGGATGAGGCGATCGCCATCCTCGAACCAACT
Proteins encoded:
- a CDS encoding uncharacterized protein (CAZy:GH3), coding for MALLLLTAAIAALATAQSHYPTGNDSLAKAPYKDASVPIEDRISDLLSKMTIEEKALQLMQGDISNWLNTTDGRFNRTGLELNFAQKAGMYYVGYPISWDWLADNIKIGQDYAMNETRLGIPAIVQTEGIHGFLIGNATIYNSPIAYACSWNRTQVHDMAVQIGEEARALGVSQLFAPVQDLARELRWGRVEETFGEDGYLAGEIGLAYVVGLQSTNISAMVKHFAADSKPEQGLNVGPVQGGERELRTTWLPPYKKAIIDGGVWSIMSGYNSWDAIPVVSDHHLLEEILREEWGYEFYVMSDAGATDRLATPMHICPAPLNKYGSPINAGNECVTLDALPAGGDVEMGGGSFNYRSIPDLVAAGRLEEAVVDTAVARVLRTKFAMGLFERPYQIVAPEERENVINTPAAKQLARELDRDSIVLLKNDQNILPISKDKKVAVIGPMAHGFMNYGDYVVYRSQYRGVTPLDGIQAAIGNDSVTYAQGCERWSNDQSDFPEAIAAAEAADVAVVVVGTWSRDQQELWQGLNATTGEHVDINSLDLVGAQRPLLEAIINTTTPTIVVFSSGKPITEAWISNTTASLLQQFYPSEQGGHALADILFEGNTSPSGKLSVSFPYSVGALPVWYDHLNSARQIGDSGSVDPITGQITFGHQYVIGSPDPWFPFGFGLSYTNFTYADSVSLSSTNVSATDTITASIEVTNSGPVAGAEVIQLYIKDMIATVDVPNIQLKGFEKVFFEPGETKRVSIEFNVSDVGLWNRKMEYVVEPGEFTVFLGGSSADLGRNATFWVE
- a CDS encoding uncharacterized protein (CAZy:GT25), giving the protein MTSLSAPLLPMKAEEDASKLNMVPAFLANPSTTFTKKTIHGEKLYNDILNQTLGFEKLYSIIMPSRTDLRDSLQLAAALTDLKIDIVDGKTAPQDPKAFPPHADDFGTNNSAIGAWRAHMDVLRMIVEQNISSAVVMESDVDWDYRIKQQMQGFARASRLLQQPEAHNSWFEDGDRLIHPLPTITPYGDDWDLLWLGHCGMDLPSPDGHIPIGRAAYHDITVPPIEKMKLRGKFKNELKDAYGECTRIVSHTADPLCSIAYAVSQRGARKLVYEMGVHKLDAAADLMFAWACDGVHGRKMHNCLTVNPQIFNQHRAAGPMSKASNIQHYTGKIRHSSTENVMYGTKVNFEALVNGRPEKEFVEYGHDWSREDAEAKKAEAEKEKKKHEKTGQ